The following coding sequences are from one Rhodobiaceae bacterium window:
- the tilS gene encoding tRNA(Ile)-lysidine synthase: MAPARSPRALSAPELGRLMRPLDPAARLGVAVSGGPDSVALMVLIAGWCDWLEARGKEAPKVTVLTVDHGLRPEAAEEAAQVALWAKALQLPHKTLLWQGDKPSSNLQAEARTARYRLMTDWCRSGRGRADLLTAHHLDDQAETFLIRLQRGSGVDGLSAMAPVRVHQGVRILRPLLDVPRERLRSTLLKAGQSWVDDPSNEDERFLRVQVRNALPVLEGLGLNRDRLVSTAKAMGRARAGLEFATDVLERKAVRWQPFGYADVETACLADVPDEIALRLLARLIQRVGGSDYPPRLNSLETLLDAVRGEALDRGRTLGGVKFTSRLAHFRVLREAAAVGQGLDLVSGAPLVWDGRFDVRLTGRKASGTVRALGRVGLRQVKEEGLPLPTDVPKLALETLPALWRDDELLVQPQLAYFATGAPTFRSRFLGEI, encoded by the coding sequence ATGGCTCCAGCCCGGTCCCCCCGTGCACTAAGCGCCCCCGAACTTGGCCGTTTGATGCGGCCCCTCGACCCCGCCGCCCGGCTTGGTGTTGCGGTTTCTGGCGGGCCGGATTCTGTTGCCTTGATGGTTTTGATCGCCGGTTGGTGCGATTGGCTGGAGGCGCGAGGCAAAGAAGCTCCCAAGGTTACGGTCCTGACGGTCGATCATGGATTACGGCCAGAAGCAGCTGAGGAAGCCGCTCAAGTAGCGCTTTGGGCAAAAGCACTTCAGCTCCCGCATAAGACCCTTCTTTGGCAAGGGGACAAACCTTCGTCCAATCTGCAGGCGGAGGCACGGACCGCACGGTACCGTCTCATGACCGACTGGTGCCGGTCTGGGCGCGGTCGAGCGGACCTTCTAACAGCTCACCATCTGGATGATCAGGCGGAGACGTTTCTCATTCGCCTTCAGCGGGGCAGTGGCGTGGATGGACTTTCCGCGATGGCGCCCGTGCGGGTGCATCAAGGCGTCCGAATTCTGCGTCCGCTTCTGGATGTGCCCCGGGAGCGATTGCGATCCACGCTTCTTAAGGCAGGACAGAGCTGGGTTGATGACCCAAGCAATGAGGATGAGCGTTTTTTGAGGGTTCAGGTGCGCAACGCGTTACCAGTGCTGGAAGGTTTGGGCCTGAACCGTGATCGTCTGGTTTCAACGGCGAAGGCCATGGGCCGGGCGCGTGCAGGGCTTGAGTTCGCCACAGATGTGCTGGAGCGCAAGGCCGTGCGCTGGCAACCTTTCGGTTATGCGGACGTGGAAACAGCCTGTTTAGCTGATGTTCCAGATGAGATTGCGCTTCGGTTGCTCGCTCGGCTCATTCAGCGTGTGGGTGGATCCGACTATCCGCCGCGCCTCAATTCTCTTGAAACGCTTCTCGACGCGGTGCGCGGCGAGGCGTTGGATCGGGGACGCACCCTTGGTGGGGTAAAGTTCACCAGTCGGCTGGCGCATTTTCGGGTGCTCCGGGAAGCAGCTGCCGTGGGACAAGGGCTTGATCTTGTCTCCGGGGCACCACTCGTTTGGGATGGGCGCTTTGACGTGCGCCTGACCGGTCGTAAAGCAAGCGGCACCGTGAGAGCACTCGGCCGCGTGGGCTTGCGTCAGGTGAAGGAGGAGGGCCTGCCGCTCCCCACTGATGTGCCTAAGCTTGCGCTGGAGACCCTTCCGGCACTCTGGCGGGATGATGAGCTTCTGGTGCAACCGCAACTTGCTTACTTTGCGACTGGTGCGCCCACATTTCGAAGCCGCTTTTTGGGTGAAATCTAA
- the thiD gene encoding hydroxymethylpyrimidine/phosphomethylpyrimidine kinase, whose amino-acid sequence MNDNDTAPVPPLGRVLIVAGSDSGGGAGIQADIKTVTMFGAYAATAVSAITVQNTQGVSDVLPLEPDIIVRQMQVVLDDIGADVVKTGMLHSTEVIEAVAEELDARSGLKLVVDPVMVATSGDPLLRDDAMIALRNLLVPAATILTPNMPEAARLTGQSVETLDDQKRAADALMGLGPSAVLVKGGHGEGTDVHDVLVTEDSIEVMSSPRIDTLHTHGTGCTLASAIAALLSQGAPMREAVSIARDYVHEAIATAPGLGKGHGPLNHMHPFQQSE is encoded by the coding sequence ATGAATGACAATGACACTGCACCTGTTCCGCCCTTGGGACGGGTGTTGATCGTTGCTGGATCTGATAGCGGCGGCGGCGCGGGCATTCAAGCCGACATCAAAACAGTGACCATGTTTGGTGCGTATGCAGCAACAGCTGTGAGCGCTATCACGGTTCAGAACACGCAGGGCGTTTCTGATGTGCTTCCGCTCGAACCAGACATCATCGTTCGGCAGATGCAGGTCGTTCTTGATGACATCGGCGCAGATGTCGTGAAGACGGGCATGCTGCACTCTACTGAGGTGATTGAGGCTGTGGCGGAGGAGCTTGATGCGCGCTCGGGCCTTAAACTGGTTGTGGACCCGGTGATGGTGGCAACCAGTGGTGATCCGCTGTTGCGGGATGATGCCATGATCGCGCTTCGCAACCTGTTGGTGCCCGCGGCGACGATCCTTACACCCAACATGCCCGAGGCAGCTCGTCTAACAGGGCAGAGCGTTGAAACGCTGGACGATCAAAAACGGGCTGCTGATGCGCTTATGGGGCTTGGCCCGAGTGCCGTCTTGGTCAAAGGCGGGCACGGTGAGGGCACCGATGTGCATGATGTACTTGTGACCGAGGACAGCATCGAAGTGATGTCGAGCCCGCGCATTGACACCCTCCACACTCACGGCACGGGATGCACGCTGGCCTCTGCGATTGCGGCACTGCTCTCGCAAGGAGCGCCGATGCGAGAGGCTGTCTCCATTGCGCGGGACTATGTGCATGAGGCGATTGCGACTGCGCCTGGTCTTGGCAAGGGCCACGGGCCGCTCAATCACATGCATCCGTTTCAGCAATCAGAGTGA
- the glmM gene encoding phosphoglucosamine mutase codes for MSRKYFGTDGIRGTANQSKMTAEMALRVGMAAGRVFTRGDHRHRVVIGKDTRLSGYMIENALVAGFTSVGMDVFQFGPLPTPAVAMLTRSMRADLGVMISASHNSFEDNGIKLFGPDGYKLSDLVEHEIERRMDNGIMDHLAPPEAIGRAKRIEDAQARYIEFAKRTFPKHLSLDGLRIVIDCAHGAAYKVAPTALWELGAEVVEVGVDPDGTNINSGCGSTAPERMCALVRERRADIGIALDGDADRLIVCDEKGEIVDGDQIMGLVAQSWKESEMLAGPGIVSTVMSNLGLERYLQGIGLELARTQVGDRYVVEHMRANGFNVGGEQSGHIVLSDFATTGDGLIAGLQVLAVLQSTNKPVSEACNLFEPVPQLLKNVRFKSGAPLECANVQDAIKEGEGRLGEGGRIVVRKSGTEPLIRVMAEGDDEGLVANVVGDITAAIADAAA; via the coding sequence ATGTCACGCAAGTATTTTGGCACCGATGGTATTCGCGGCACGGCCAACCAATCGAAAATGACCGCAGAAATGGCGCTGCGCGTGGGCATGGCTGCTGGCCGTGTTTTTACGCGCGGTGATCACCGTCATCGGGTGGTTATTGGGAAAGACACGCGCCTCTCTGGCTACATGATTGAGAACGCTCTTGTGGCTGGGTTTACGTCGGTGGGCATGGATGTGTTCCAGTTTGGTCCGTTGCCGACACCTGCGGTTGCGATGCTGACCCGCTCCATGCGTGCAGACCTGGGGGTTATGATTTCTGCGTCCCACAATTCTTTCGAAGATAATGGGATCAAACTCTTTGGGCCGGATGGCTACAAGCTTTCAGATCTTGTGGAACATGAGATTGAGCGGCGTATGGACAATGGCATCATGGACCATCTTGCGCCACCGGAAGCCATTGGCCGGGCGAAGCGTATTGAAGATGCTCAGGCGCGCTATATTGAGTTTGCAAAGCGCACTTTCCCAAAACATCTGAGTCTGGACGGCCTGCGCATTGTTATCGATTGCGCTCATGGCGCAGCCTACAAAGTTGCGCCAACGGCGTTGTGGGAGCTGGGCGCGGAAGTCGTCGAGGTTGGTGTGGACCCGGATGGCACGAACATTAATTCAGGCTGTGGGTCAACAGCGCCAGAGCGCATGTGTGCGTTGGTGCGGGAACGCCGTGCTGATATTGGCATCGCTCTGGATGGGGACGCGGATCGTCTGATTGTCTGTGATGAAAAGGGTGAGATCGTTGATGGTGACCAGATTATGGGTCTCGTTGCGCAATCCTGGAAAGAGTCTGAAATGCTCGCCGGGCCTGGCATTGTCTCGACGGTGATGTCGAACCTAGGGCTTGAGCGCTACCTTCAGGGTATCGGTCTCGAGCTGGCACGGACACAGGTCGGAGACCGCTACGTGGTTGAGCATATGCGCGCAAACGGCTTCAATGTCGGTGGAGAGCAATCCGGCCATATTGTTCTGTCTGATTTTGCAACCACAGGTGACGGCCTGATTGCCGGTTTGCAGGTGCTGGCTGTATTGCAGTCAACGAACAAACCGGTGAGTGAGGCCTGCAATCTGTTTGAGCCGGTGCCGCAACTTCTGAAGAATGTTCGCTTCAAGTCGGGTGCCCCGCTTGAGTGTGCCAATGTGCAGGACGCCATCAAAGAGGGCGAAGGTCGCCTCGGTGAGGGCGGACGGATCGTCGTGCGGAAATCTGGCACGGAACCACTCATCCGTGTGATGGCGGAAGGTGACGATGAGGGACTCGTTGCCAATGTTGTGGGTGATATCACAGCAGCCATCGCAGATGCGGCTGCCTGA
- the folP gene encoding dihydropteroate synthase encodes MTSAVQIFGILNITSDSFSDGGKYLDPTAALAHGRQLMADGAHVLDIGPASSHPDSAPVSAAEEISRLQAVVPVLQGEGALVSVDTFQTETQRWALTQNVAFLNDIQGFADEGFYPELASSDAKLIVMHSIQGRGPATRAAPPAGYMVDHVTRFFEERFGALERAGVARDRLILDPGMGFFLGNQPEPSLEVIRGLGALKERFGLPVLVSVSRKSFLRKLAGADVGGAAAATLAAELFAASAGADMIRTHEPRQLADSLAIWDHLSPSGGR; translated from the coding sequence ATGACTTCAGCTGTGCAGATTTTCGGTATTCTCAACATCACCTCAGACTCGTTTTCTGACGGGGGAAAATATCTCGATCCGACCGCGGCACTCGCTCATGGCCGCCAGCTGATGGCGGACGGGGCGCATGTACTCGATATCGGGCCAGCCTCTTCGCACCCGGACAGTGCGCCGGTGAGCGCTGCTGAAGAAATCAGCCGGTTGCAAGCAGTTGTGCCTGTCCTTCAAGGAGAAGGGGCTCTGGTCTCAGTCGACACGTTTCAGACAGAAACACAGCGTTGGGCGCTCACACAAAATGTTGCTTTTCTAAATGACATTCAGGGTTTTGCCGATGAGGGCTTCTATCCCGAGCTAGCCTCATCAGACGCCAAGCTCATTGTCATGCATTCCATACAAGGGCGAGGGCCCGCCACTCGGGCAGCGCCGCCGGCTGGGTACATGGTGGACCATGTCACCCGGTTTTTTGAGGAGCGGTTCGGGGCGCTGGAGCGCGCTGGGGTCGCCAGAGATCGGCTGATCCTGGATCCCGGTATGGGTTTCTTCCTTGGCAATCAGCCGGAGCCCTCGCTTGAAGTGATCCGCGGTTTGGGCGCGCTGAAGGAGCGGTTTGGCCTGCCCGTTCTCGTTTCTGTCTCGCGGAAAAGCTTCCTCCGTAAGCTTGCCGGGGCCGATGTTGGGGGTGCAGCAGCGGCAACCCTCGCAGCTGAGCTTTTTGCGGCATCCGCCGGTGCAGACATGATCCGGACCCATGAACCGCGGCAATTGGCGGATTCGCTGGCAATTTGGGACCATCTTTCGCCATCCGGCGGGCGTTAA
- the ftsH gene encoding ATP-dependent zinc metalloprotease FtsH: protein MSNFKNFALWAVVALLLVALFNLFQSPVERATTNEISFSQLLNEVDKGNVVDVTMSGSTISGHYSDGQSFYTYNPGDPNLVERLNQRNVEITAKPADDGSPSLLGILVSWFPMLLLIGVWIFFMRQMQGGGGKAMGFGKSKAKLLTERHGRVTFDDVAGIDEAKDDLEEIVDFLRDPSKFQRLGGHIPKGVLLVGPPGTGKTLLARAIAGEANVPFFTISGSDFVEMFVGVGASRVRDMFEQAKKNAPCIIFIDEIDAVGRHRGAGLGGGNDEREQTLNQLLVEMDGFEPNESIILIAATNRPDVLDPALLRPGRFDRQVVVPNPDIIGREKILKVHMKKVPVGPNVEVKTLARGTPGFSGADLANLVNEAALLAARRGRRLVTMSEFEDAKDKVMMGAERRSMVQSEEERSLTAYHEGGHALVALHMEASDPIHKATIIPRGRALGMVMRLPEADQFSVTREKMYADLAVAMGGRVAEELILGHDKVTSGASSDISQATKMAKAMVTQWGMSDKLGPLAYEDNEEEVFLGHSVARSQNMSQETQRMIDEEVRRIVDDGYKKANEVLTNNIDDLHKIAKGLLEFETLSGDEIKGLLVGETPHRESGEPPEPTGGPTSSVPTSGGVGRIDPEPQGT, encoded by the coding sequence TTGTCCAATTTTAAGAATTTTGCTCTGTGGGCTGTTGTCGCGCTCTTGCTTGTGGCGCTGTTCAATCTGTTCCAGAGCCCGGTCGAGCGGGCCACCACCAATGAGATCAGCTTCTCGCAGCTTCTGAATGAAGTTGATAAGGGCAATGTGGTTGATGTGACCATGTCCGGCAGCACGATATCAGGACACTATTCTGACGGTCAGAGTTTCTACACTTACAATCCTGGCGATCCGAACCTGGTTGAGCGCTTAAACCAGCGCAATGTGGAAATCACGGCAAAGCCTGCCGATGATGGTTCACCGTCCTTGCTCGGTATTCTCGTCTCCTGGTTCCCGATGCTGCTTCTGATCGGGGTGTGGATTTTCTTCATGCGCCAGATGCAGGGCGGTGGCGGCAAGGCCATGGGCTTTGGCAAATCAAAAGCGAAACTGCTCACAGAACGTCATGGCCGCGTGACCTTTGACGATGTGGCAGGCATTGACGAAGCCAAAGACGATCTGGAAGAGATCGTCGACTTCCTGCGCGATCCTTCAAAGTTCCAGCGCCTTGGCGGTCATATTCCTAAGGGTGTGCTTCTGGTGGGTCCTCCCGGTACTGGTAAGACGCTGCTGGCGCGTGCCATTGCGGGTGAAGCGAATGTGCCGTTCTTCACCATTTCCGGTTCTGATTTTGTTGAAATGTTCGTCGGTGTCGGTGCGAGCCGTGTCCGCGACATGTTCGAGCAGGCCAAGAAGAACGCTCCCTGCATCATCTTTATTGATGAGATTGATGCGGTCGGTCGCCACCGTGGCGCCGGTCTTGGCGGTGGCAATGATGAGCGCGAACAGACACTCAACCAGCTCTTGGTGGAGATGGATGGTTTTGAGCCCAATGAAAGCATCATCCTGATCGCCGCGACGAACCGTCCTGACGTTCTGGACCCGGCTCTCTTACGTCCTGGTCGTTTCGACCGTCAGGTTGTGGTGCCGAACCCGGACATTATTGGCCGAGAGAAAATCCTCAAAGTGCACATGAAGAAAGTGCCTGTCGGTCCTAACGTGGAAGTGAAAACCCTTGCACGCGGAACCCCAGGTTTCTCCGGTGCTGATCTGGCAAACCTTGTGAATGAAGCGGCACTGCTGGCAGCACGTCGTGGACGTCGGCTGGTGACCATGTCTGAATTTGAGGATGCGAAAGACAAAGTGATGATGGGTGCGGAACGCCGCTCCATGGTCCAGTCTGAAGAAGAGCGCAGCCTTACGGCCTATCACGAAGGTGGCCATGCGTTGGTCGCGCTCCACATGGAAGCTTCTGACCCGATCCATAAGGCGACGATTATTCCTCGTGGCCGGGCGCTTGGCATGGTTATGCGCTTGCCGGAGGCCGATCAGTTCTCGGTGACTCGTGAGAAAATGTATGCCGACCTTGCGGTTGCCATGGGTGGCCGTGTCGCCGAGGAATTGATCCTAGGGCACGACAAAGTCACGTCGGGCGCGTCATCTGATATTTCTCAAGCGACGAAAATGGCAAAGGCGATGGTCACGCAATGGGGCATGAGTGATAAGCTCGGTCCGCTGGCCTATGAGGACAATGAAGAAGAGGTCTTCCTTGGTCACTCGGTGGCGCGCTCGCAGAACATGTCGCAAGAAACACAGCGCATGATCGACGAGGAAGTCCGGCGCATCGTGGATGATGGCTATAAAAAAGCCAATGAAGTGCTGACGAATAATATTGACGATCTGCACAAGATCGCCAAAGGCCTGCTTGAGTTTGAAACACTCTCAGGTGATGAAATCAAAGGCCTTCTGGTTGGAGAAACACCGCATCGCGAGAGTGGTGAGCCGCCGGAGCCCACAGGTGGGCCGACATCTTCTGTGCCGACAAGTGGTGGTGTGGGCCGGATCGATCCGGAGCCGCAAGGTACTTAG
- the cpoB gene encoding cell division coordinator CpoB, whose amino-acid sequence MNVAHFENHARKTGGIRAGLLGVCVAALVGISVSGVQAEPDSVETRALYNRLEKIERDLIDVQRQTYQAAGQVSGQAGQISGATGFGPDPQSAADLSLRLQSVETSLRDLTGRIEKLTYDLTQTQSQFRQFAEDVEFRFQELGAAGGASSGLAASSGAPVLTPPAGGAISDAAASTVGTLGQVPLAALPQGRPDENARVSVNDAARLPAETYSAPLATPTASAPEDAYEAAINQLKRGQFDVAEAEFANFLQRYPNHNLAGNAQYWLGETFYVRGAYRQAAEAFLTGYSTYSSSTKAPDSLLKLGMTLAALGQQEQACATLGELNRRFPSAAQAVKQRAQLERTRAGC is encoded by the coding sequence ATGAACGTGGCACATTTTGAGAACCACGCTAGGAAAACCGGCGGCATACGTGCTGGTCTATTGGGCGTTTGTGTTGCGGCGTTGGTCGGCATCAGCGTATCGGGTGTTCAGGCTGAACCCGATAGCGTCGAGACCCGTGCCCTCTACAACCGACTTGAGAAAATTGAACGAGACCTGATCGACGTTCAGCGCCAGACCTATCAAGCTGCTGGGCAGGTTTCGGGCCAGGCGGGTCAGATTTCCGGTGCGACGGGATTTGGTCCTGATCCGCAGAGTGCTGCCGACCTGTCGCTAAGACTGCAATCGGTTGAAACCTCGCTCCGCGATCTCACGGGCCGGATCGAGAAGCTCACCTATGATCTCACTCAAACTCAATCCCAGTTCCGGCAGTTTGCTGAAGATGTGGAGTTCCGGTTTCAGGAGCTGGGTGCGGCTGGTGGTGCTTCGAGCGGGCTCGCCGCCTCGTCTGGTGCGCCGGTATTAACGCCACCGGCGGGTGGGGCGATCAGTGACGCAGCGGCTTCAACCGTGGGGACGCTTGGGCAGGTGCCTTTGGCTGCTTTGCCTCAAGGCCGTCCGGACGAAAATGCCCGTGTCTCTGTGAATGATGCAGCTCGATTGCCGGCGGAGACCTATTCAGCACCATTAGCTACGCCCACGGCCAGCGCGCCGGAAGATGCCTATGAAGCGGCGATCAACCAGCTGAAGCGCGGACAGTTTGATGTGGCTGAAGCGGAATTCGCTAATTTCCTGCAGCGGTACCCAAACCACAATCTCGCAGGCAATGCGCAATATTGGCTGGGAGAAACATTCTATGTTCGCGGGGCATACCGACAGGCTGCCGAAGCGTTTCTGACGGGCTATTCAACCTACTCCAGCTCAACGAAAGCGCCGGACAGCCTCCTGAAGCTTGGTATGACGCTGGCTGCACTCGGCCAGCAAGAACAGGCCTGTGCGACTTTGGGAGAGCTTAACCGGCGGTTCCCGTCTGCGGCGCAAGCGGTGAAGCAGCGGGCGCAGCTAGAGCGCACGCGCGCTGGCTGCTGA
- a CDS encoding fatty acid hydroxylase superfamily protein has protein sequence MKEFFHQAVRYGAYPMTLLVALFVIVETIGHGWGYGVATGFFLGGLVVLLIALEMLFPMKRKWKMTWASFLRDLKYITVGACTTMVVRYGGLLLAFFASVGASGPLSGRPFFESFIVALLVFEFFQYWHHRLSHEMSGAVGGFLWRIHAAHHLPDKVYVLMHAVGHPLNDLISRHLLLAGVVLMLGASPEVVFAFGILTAINGTFSHLNVDIRAGGLNYFLVSTELHRHHHSADRAQSKNYGATIPFWDQVFGTFVYDPGVAPDRLGVDEPDLYPQSNSFWQVMKLPFVGLADTHHRRAVDSDDAPGMAET, from the coding sequence ATGAAAGAATTTTTCCATCAGGCCGTTCGATATGGTGCCTATCCGATGACGCTGCTGGTCGCTCTCTTTGTCATCGTTGAGACGATCGGACATGGGTGGGGCTACGGGGTAGCCACGGGTTTTTTTCTCGGCGGCCTTGTGGTCCTGCTGATTGCGCTCGAAATGCTTTTTCCAATGAAGCGCAAATGGAAGATGACGTGGGCCTCGTTCCTGAGAGACCTGAAATACATAACCGTGGGCGCATGCACGACCATGGTGGTGCGTTATGGTGGTCTATTGCTGGCCTTCTTTGCGAGCGTCGGTGCCTCAGGGCCTCTTTCCGGTCGACCGTTCTTTGAGAGCTTTATCGTGGCTCTTCTGGTTTTTGAGTTCTTCCAATATTGGCATCACCGGCTGTCCCATGAGATGAGCGGCGCCGTTGGTGGCTTTCTTTGGCGCATTCACGCCGCTCACCATCTGCCAGACAAAGTCTATGTATTGATGCACGCCGTCGGCCATCCACTGAATGACCTGATCTCTCGGCATTTGTTGCTTGCTGGCGTGGTGTTGATGCTCGGAGCGAGCCCGGAGGTGGTCTTCGCGTTCGGCATTCTGACAGCGATCAACGGCACATTCTCCCATCTCAATGTGGATATCCGTGCAGGGGGGCTCAACTATTTCCTCGTCAGCACAGAGCTGCATCGCCATCATCACAGTGCAGATAGGGCTCAGAGCAAAAATTATGGCGCAACCATTCCCTTTTGGGATCAGGTGTTCGGGACATTTGTTTATGACCCAGGTGTCGCGCCGGATAGGCTTGGTGTCGACGAGCCCGACCTTTATCCTCAATCCAACTCTTTCTGGCAGGTGATGAAGCTGCCCTTCGTGGGGCTGGCGGATACTCATCATCGACGCGCAGTAGACTCTGATGATGCACCGGGCATGGCGGAGACATGA
- a CDS encoding bacterial regulatory protein, tetR family codes for MGRPKRVSDDELLAAARGVFLSAGVGASTKVIARAAGLSEAAIFQRFKTKDELFFAAMIPALQDGPDAALFDRVEKEPDALKALEVISFGLMDYYRDLMPLLVLLITHPSFDHDQFLERHPHMPINVLQERLVQFFSAREARGDLRVADPDATAETLIAALHSFALMEKLGAHGGQMSELKIRACVRSLWDGLSNRKET; via the coding sequence ATGGGACGTCCCAAACGAGTGAGTGATGATGAGTTGTTGGCAGCAGCGCGTGGTGTGTTTCTGTCGGCGGGGGTTGGGGCCTCGACCAAGGTAATCGCCCGTGCGGCTGGTCTGTCAGAAGCAGCAATCTTCCAGCGGTTCAAAACCAAGGATGAGCTTTTCTTCGCCGCGATGATCCCGGCTTTGCAGGACGGGCCTGATGCCGCGCTCTTTGATCGTGTGGAAAAAGAACCAGACGCACTCAAAGCTCTGGAGGTGATCTCGTTCGGCCTCATGGATTATTACCGAGACCTGATGCCACTGCTCGTTCTGCTCATCACCCACCCTTCTTTTGACCACGACCAGTTTTTGGAACGCCACCCCCATATGCCGATCAATGTGCTGCAGGAGAGGCTTGTGCAGTTCTTCAGTGCGCGGGAGGCACGCGGTGACCTCAGAGTGGCAGATCCCGACGCAACAGCTGAGACCTTGATTGCGGCCCTGCACAGCTTTGCGCTGATGGAGAAATTGGGTGCGCATGGCGGGCAGATGAGCGAGCTAAAAATTAGGGCCTGTGTCCGATCTTTGTGGGACGGCCTCTCCAACAGAAAGGAAACGTGA
- a CDS encoding Hint module, which produces MHRIGSVGGLEHTARREYQSGDTTWIANEGFYTSQRNPFVVAFSGSEIDVMSRWAAAAGSVVDAINSQDFDYELIGLFEPGQNSNSVAYSVGLLMGITPDLSQVVDGRNFENSLNAPGWERNLIQQTRDAIDAQIAALDTAADDYNDRLQGLTAAKSKLNSPHFDLDVNEVGTISFITNEGVLVTAPPDRLLEAIQSKVECFTSGTLIDMADGSQKPIEAIEAGDEVLAYHDDGEGRGALQSARVARTFVNEAPVVLNFHGLEVTPGHHMLCGDGPFEGRHRPLIDILREDGALVDAEGALIRAATNCAVGSLDDEFIDVAYVTKEDGSDRRLSRLRLGTRLVLADGSSASIHECLVAQGFRLVGDGLIASEGEDPHPLDWFGALPRPEDYVLKVSGVTLADIYSAPDLHEFAKPVPAVEREANEIARQALDQQRAKLIH; this is translated from the coding sequence ATGCACCGGATCGGCAGCGTTGGTGGACTGGAGCATACCGCGCGTAGAGAGTATCAATCAGGAGATACAACATGGATAGCTAACGAGGGTTTTTACACGAGTCAAAGAAATCCTTTTGTTGTGGCATTTTCTGGATCTGAAATTGATGTGATGTCACGATGGGCGGCCGCAGCCGGGTCCGTTGTTGACGCAATCAATAGTCAAGATTTCGACTACGAACTAATCGGATTGTTTGAACCCGGCCAAAACAGCAATTCAGTAGCATATTCAGTAGGCCTTTTGATGGGGATAACCCCGGATCTATCACAAGTGGTTGACGGTCGGAATTTCGAGAATTCGTTGAACGCCCCTGGGTGGGAACGTAACCTTATCCAGCAGACTCGCGACGCGATTGACGCGCAAATCGCTGCTCTCGACACAGCTGCGGACGACTACAATGATCGACTTCAAGGCTTGACCGCAGCAAAGAGCAAACTAAATTCGCCGCATTTTGACCTTGATGTGAACGAAGTGGGCACCATCAGCTTCATTACAAATGAAGGTGTGCTCGTCACAGCCCCTCCTGACCGGCTGCTTGAAGCCATTCAGAGTAAGGTTGAATGTTTCACTTCTGGCACACTCATTGATATGGCGGACGGGTCTCAGAAACCCATTGAAGCTATTGAGGCCGGTGACGAGGTTCTCGCCTATCATGATGACGGAGAGGGGCGCGGTGCGCTTCAATCTGCGCGGGTGGCGCGGACGTTCGTCAATGAAGCGCCGGTGGTGCTGAATTTTCACGGGCTCGAAGTTACGCCGGGTCACCATATGCTTTGTGGAGATGGGCCTTTTGAAGGGCGACATCGGCCGCTGATCGATATTCTCCGGGAAGATGGCGCGCTGGTTGATGCTGAGGGTGCGCTTATTCGTGCTGCGACCAATTGCGCTGTTGGGAGCCTCGATGATGAATTTATCGATGTGGCCTATGTCACCAAAGAAGATGGATCCGACCGCCGTCTGAGCCGGTTGCGTTTGGGGACACGTCTGGTGTTGGCGGACGGGTCTTCGGCAAGTATTCATGAATGCCTTGTCGCCCAAGGTTTTCGGCTCGTTGGCGATGGGCTTATTGCGTCAGAGGGTGAAGATCCTCATCCGCTTGATTGGTTTGGCGCTCTGCCGCGACCAGAGGACTATGTATTGAAAGTCAGCGGTGTGACTTTGGCAGATATCTATTCCGCGCCAGACCTGCATGAATTTGCCAAACCAGTTCCTGCGGTAGAGAGGGAAGCGAATGAGATTGCAAGGCAGGCGCTGGATCAGCAGAGAGCCAAGCTGATTCATTGA
- a CDS encoding outer membrane lipoprotein Omp16: MKILNAGLRVVTMAGLMVVVAACSSTPDENASATSTPSAPVTQTQPSGPTPGSQQDLVVNVGDRVFFETDRSDLTSAARATLQRQAAWLKLYPALSVAMEGHADERGTRDYNLALGARRANAAKSYLVSLGVDPSRIRTISYGKERPVALCSNESCWSQNRRAVSVVSGAGS; the protein is encoded by the coding sequence ATGAAGATCCTGAATGCCGGCCTACGGGTCGTGACAATGGCTGGCCTGATGGTGGTTGTAGCAGCGTGTAGTTCGACACCGGACGAAAATGCGTCGGCAACCTCAACACCGTCTGCCCCTGTAACGCAGACTCAGCCAAGCGGACCTACACCGGGGTCCCAGCAGGATCTTGTGGTCAATGTCGGCGACCGCGTTTTCTTTGAAACAGACCGTTCTGATCTCACATCTGCTGCGCGGGCAACTTTGCAGCGCCAGGCAGCATGGCTGAAACTTTACCCAGCCCTTTCGGTTGCCATGGAAGGCCATGCGGATGAGCGCGGCACACGGGACTACAACCTGGCTCTGGGCGCACGTCGCGCGAATGCAGCGAAAAGCTACCTTGTGAGCCTTGGTGTTGATCCATCCCGCATCCGAACAATCTCCTACGGCAAAGAGCGCCCTGTGGCGCTTTGCTCGAACGAAAGCTGCTGGAGCCAGAACCGTCGTGCGGTTTCTGTTGTAAGCGGCGCTGGTTCTTAA